A window of Aequoribacter fuscus genomic DNA:
TCGTCAGATCGCAGCATAAAGCGATTGTTGGTTCTAAACATCGGTAGTGCGCGATCGGTGTAACCGAATCCTAGAGGGTGCGTGATATCGATATCGCCGTTTAAAATAACTCCCCGAACGAGTCGATATGCGGCTTCGTTGTCGGCATCGGCGTAAGCCTGTCGGGCTGGCAACAATCGTTCAAGTTCGTCAGTGCTGGCGTTATCTTTTTTGACGGTGCGTTGGAACGCGGAGCTCATCGTTTGACGCGCAGTTTCTTTCCAAATGACCTGAGTTATGCCCTCTTGCTTCAGCCAGTCAATGGTGCGGTCGCCCTGTGCCCAAAGCACGCCACCTGCCTGCACAAAGGCGCCGAGCTTCTTGCTGATGCCGGGCACCGCTTTTAAGGGATCGGTGAGCAAAATATGGGTATAACGCTCCAGGTCAGTGCTTGGTAGTCGAAAAGTATCGATCATCGTCAGCGGCATATCGACTACGCGATCGAGCAAGTGCCAAAGCTCCGCGGTGTCGTAGCCTGAAGTGCCTGGCCCAGTTACCAAGAGCACTTTGGGCAAGGTTAATACGTCGAATTCGCGACTTCCTAAATCGATGCCCGTGCTCGTAAAGCTGCTGCTGGCTGCGTGAACCGGCAATCCTCTGGCGGCTGCGTCTTGCAGGAGAGCCATTACACGCTCAGGCAGAGTTGTATTTAATTCGGGACTGATAAACAGTGTGCCGTAACCGAAGTCGCGCGCGCCCCCCTCTGTCTTTGCTCGGAAGGGACTTTTTGCCGCTCGGACGTTCGCGCCAGCGTCGAGAAGATCATATAGCAAAGCGGCCGTGGCGCTGTCGCGCCAGTCAATGAGATATCCGATAGTAGAGGTGGGCAACTCATGTGCTGTCGTTAAGAAATCATCGGATAACGGTGCTGTCTTCGCTTTTAGGACAGCTTTTTCGGTGTGCTGTAGGTCAAACGCTAGGGGTAGAGTCCAAGTCGAGACATCGTAAAAGACGTTTTCTTCAAACTCCACTGGTCGATTCCACAAGGCCTCTAAATAGGCTGCATTGGGCTGATCGCGGGGTATCGCTATCGAGTCTTGCGTACTGAATACGTGGCCTTCGGCAGTGATATCTTCCGTTAATGATTGAATCTGTATGTTGTGACCCTTTAACACTCGGATAAACTCTTTCAGGCGCGTTGGGTCGTCCTCAGCGCGCGCCAAATAATAGCCCTTTAACGTATTCGCGCTTAAGAAATGGTCTCGCTGGTAGGTCAAGAGTTCGTCTTTTAGGTCGGCGGCTGCTCGAATTGACGATAGCGAGGTCAGAATCTGATTGCCGATGGTGGTCGGAAAATCGAGTAGACCGTTGATGGTTTGTTGGTGGGTCCCGCGAGATGAGGGTTGCTCAAACAGAATGCCAACGGTGCCGAACAAGTCGGGGTAAGTCGACCCCTTCCCCATAAAGAAGTCGTCGTAGTTCTCTTGGGTGAAATACAGCACACCCTTTTGATCTAATGCGTGTGCGTGGTACTCGCCTATCTTGGCCGTGAGCACCTGATTCATGTCGGGTGTTAAGGGGTTTGTGCGCTCAGGCTTACCCGGCATAAAAAAGTAATGGCTATTGCTGCCCTGCTCGTGAAAATCAAGCTGAACGTTAGGTTTCCATTCGTGCATTAGCGCTAAACGGCCCCGGCTTTCAGGGAACTGATGAGCAAGCCAATCGCGGTTTAGGTCAAAGCCATAGTAATTACCGCGGCCGTTGGGCGTGTGTTCCCGGTGCTCACGATCGTTGGGGTCTGAGCTGGGGTTTCGGCCGCGATGGTTGTTGCTCCAATGTGCAAAACGGTCCAGTCCATCGGGGTTTTGCATGGGGTTAAAAATGATGACTACATGCTTGAGTTGTTGCTCCAGCTCGGCATCTTGAGCGGCATTTAAATAGTAGGCGACTAGGGGGGTCGCGTTACTACCACTGGGCTCGTTGCCGTGTATGCTGTACATCATGTGCACGACGGCGGGTTGTGCACTTAAGTCGATGTTGCTGGCAGGATCGATGATATGTGAGCGTGACGCTTTAATTTGTTCTAGATTCGCTAGATTCTCGGGCGATGAGATGGCGTAACTCACCAACGGCCGACCGCCGTAGCTGCGTGCGTGCTCGCCCAAGGCGACCATGCGGGGCGAGTCCTCCGCTAGAGCATCTAAGTAGCGTTGAATCTCGTGCGAATACCAATGGCGCTCACCGACTTTTATGCCAGTAATATCCTCGGGCTTTGGTAGGTTAGGGTCAAAAGTAATATCAGCAGCAACAAGCTCTTGAAGCTTCACTTCAGCACTAAAACTTTCAGCCGTTTGAAGTGACCCAAAGGCGAACAGCAAGATGAAGGTAAAAAGATGTTTCATGTTCGTAATTCCCAAGTGTGGTGAGGCATGAGTTGAGCAGTTTAAAACCATCGTTTCGCTTTGAAAATGGCAATCATAGCGGCGGCCAATGTTGCCATTGCGCCCAGCAAAATGAAGTAGCCGTTGCGTATGTGCAGTTCTGGGATGTAGTCGAAATTCATGCCGTATAATCCCGCTAGAAAACCCAATGGCACAAAAATAGATGTGACCACTGTCAGAATGCGCATGGTGTTGTTGAGCTCATGTGAACTTAAAGAGAAATAGCCGTCGATTAAGTCGCCACAAATCTCGTACTGTTGCGCTGACAGACTGGCTAAGCGTTCACAGCGGTCGTATAAATCTCGCAAACGGTGGGTCAGTTCTACCGTTTCCTCTGGATCGTCCCACAGTGTAATTAATTCGTTTGCCAGCGTTTCGTGATAGTTGAAGTTACGCTGCATTTTTCTAAGTTGAGACCGGCAACGAATCAGATCTTTGAGCAGTTGATCGTTACCGTGTTCGAGCATTTCGTCTTCGATGCGAATGAGGTCAGAATCAAAACTCAGAAGCGCTTCTAGGAATAGCCCCGCGGAATAATGCAGAACACTGAGTGCGAATCGTTGAGGGTTAGTAATCAAGCTTGTTAAATCTTGACGTTCTCGATGCTGCTGAATACTGAGAGATGGGCGCGAATGGACAGTGATTAAATAACCTTCACCCACGAATAAAGACAACTGCAGCGGTTTGAAATTTAGGTTATCGCCCAGTTCGGTTAAGCCACGAAAAATGATGAAGGTGTGTTCTTGAAACCACTCCACTTTCGGTGGGTGTCGATCGCGTTGTACATCCTTTAGCGCGAGTTCGTGGCAGCCAAAGGTTTGCAATAACGACTTGGCATTGCCATTGAGCTCTCCTTGAATATCGAGCCAGAGCCAGCCGCCGAAATCGCGCCATTGAGTGATGAGAGACTCGTCTCCTGAGA
This region includes:
- a CDS encoding M14 family zinc carboxypeptidase, producing MKHLFTFILLFAFGSLQTAESFSAEVKLQELVAADITFDPNLPKPEDITGIKVGERHWYSHEIQRYLDALAEDSPRMVALGEHARSYGGRPLVSYAISSPENLANLEQIKASRSHIIDPASNIDLSAQPAVVHMMYSIHGNEPSGSNATPLVAYYLNAAQDAELEQQLKHVVIIFNPMQNPDGLDRFAHWSNNHRGRNPSSDPNDREHREHTPNGRGNYYGFDLNRDWLAHQFPESRGRLALMHEWKPNVQLDFHEQGSNSHYFFMPGKPERTNPLTPDMNQVLTAKIGEYHAHALDQKGVLYFTQENYDDFFMGKGSTYPDLFGTVGILFEQPSSRGTHQQTINGLLDFPTTIGNQILTSLSSIRAAADLKDELLTYQRDHFLSANTLKGYYLARAEDDPTRLKEFIRVLKGHNIQIQSLTEDITAEGHVFSTQDSIAIPRDQPNAAYLEALWNRPVEFEENVFYDVSTWTLPLAFDLQHTEKAVLKAKTAPLSDDFLTTAHELPTSTIGYLIDWRDSATAALLYDLLDAGANVRAAKSPFRAKTEGGARDFGYGTLFISPELNTTLPERVMALLQDAAARGLPVHAASSSFTSTGIDLGSREFDVLTLPKVLLVTGPGTSGYDTAELWHLLDRVVDMPLTMIDTFRLPSTDLERYTHILLTDPLKAVPGISKKLGAFVQAGGVLWAQGDRTIDWLKQEGITQVIWKETARQTMSSAFQRTVKKDNASTDELERLLPARQAYADADNEAAYRLVRGVILNGDIDITHPLGFGYTDRALPMFRTNNRFMLRSDDPFATPIAYNEQALMSGYMSRENQELAGSSASIIVDSKGKGAVILSLDDPAFRAFWWGSQRVLINSIFFGELL
- a CDS encoding magnesium transporter CorA family protein, whose translation is MIQAHWVNPTLTHVSGDESLITQWRDFGGWLWLDIQGELNGNAKSLLQTFGCHELALKDVQRDRHPPKVEWFQEHTFIIFRGLTELGDNLNFKPLQLSLFVGEGYLITVHSRPSLSIQQHRERQDLTSLITNPQRFALSVLHYSAGLFLEALLSFDSDLIRIEDEMLEHGNDQLLKDLIRCRSQLRKMQRNFNYHETLANELITLWDDPEETVELTHRLRDLYDRCERLASLSAQQYEICGDLIDGYFSLSSHELNNTMRILTVVTSIFVPLGFLAGLYGMNFDYIPELHIRNGYFILLGAMATLAAAMIAIFKAKRWF